gtgcaactagcttgacatttCGCAAGAGCTTTTCTACTTGTGAACTTTTATGcgcctattttaaataaataaaatataattttagtttgagtttgaattaccaataaccagtcttaccaaggagttttGTTTTAACTGAGTTGATCAggtaagataggcagtagctcctagtAAAATGAATAGggtaagtacctaaaataaaactagttaaGTCTTATAAACGCTATTTATTCTTAGAATAAAAggtacaacattatttaaaatttcacttaataataattattctaattaaaatcttttttaatataaaaactaattaacaatCACAACGTAGGGTGTAGACATCCACTTACAAGGGGTCCTATGGGCATGGGTAAAACCGCTGACGTTTTTAAACATTGGACCCAAAAGATAGAGGGGGGGGCCGCGGAGGATACATTGTTTGCAACATTCGGaacgacaactagaccaacgcaGTAGGTAATCATTCCCGGTTTGTTTGCCGGCGGTAGTCGTCCCGAATGTCTCTTAAAACCCCAAGCATCCCCTCCACTGCTTCTGTGAGTCGGGTCTCCACCTCTATTCTCCTCAATTCCAGGTCATAGGCCCAACGAGGTATTGACTCCTCTCTGcgaactgaaaaaataatatttgtgactatttttctttttggcttacatgcatatatcgggtgtgtcgttcataatcacattaaatgaaatgcgttaatatactggttaatatatgtcgattaacacaaagaaaaaagaaaaatacgtaaaactaaaaaaatgattttttcaaacaaagtaaatggaataaaaatgtgcaaaacttagaacaccatataaaacaatcattacaaacaattgaaattctcccttgaaacctgacagctgtcaactgatcaaaacatacgatactcctaaatttatctctgctttacacatgaagttgtaaattataaaaacgaaaaatgactcctgtggttaaaccactgaatggattaggttattttttttacaattcgccatagaatatcataaagtatatgcgatatgatttaatgtgattgtgaacgacacacccgatataatagtagtatagtagtagtaaaattatcaaaatttttgttattgaaataaaattattaaccatTCGCTCGTCGTGGTCGTTGACGCTGGCTCGGGGTTGAACATTGTGGACCATCTCTCTCAGAATTccctagaaaaatatatataattacaaTGATTTAACTACAGGATAATACACCTTACAATACAATTACTACTACCTAATTACTACTTGCTTATCGCTAGgcctagtaaaaataaaataaaaagctgttttttatttattaattaagaagtACTTACTAATAGCAGCCTCACTGGATAGTGTGGGCTCCACAGCCCCTGCAGCAGGCatctgctccacagcctctgcagcaggcgtctgctccgcagcctctgcagcaggcgtctgctccacagcctctgcagcaggcgtctgctccacagcctctgcagcaggcatctgctccacagcctctgcagcaggcatCTGCTCCACAGGCTGTGTCCCCTCTAGAAGGCTGTCGTCAAGCCATTCAACCTCCATTATCTGCTCATCATAAGTAGAGGTTGAGGGCTTAGGAGGCACCGGAGGCTGTGAGGTGTGTACAGCCACAGCTCCAGACATCGATGGCTGGGAAGTTGGTGGGTCACCAAGTGACAATATCtgaagaaataattttcttttcaatatgcGTAAAGAAACCACATAACATCCTGACAAATAAAGTAGTAGTTTCAATGAAGCGGatgacaataaaacttaaattatatttatatgaaattaaactaaCATCAATGGGCAAGCGCACACCAGGCAATCCCTCAACCACAACAGGGCCTAACAAAGCCAGCACCTTTTCCTCTATATAGTTAAGAGGGACCAGCCTGTTAGGGCCTCCACCAGTCGCAGATGTGCTCCTCCGCATGTCTGCAgcttttccttttgtttttgctttgaaCTCTATCCAATacttgacaaaaaaaacagttactggTTAGTTACACATGCAAACAATGTTACATTCATTCAGTGacaaaaacttagaaaaagcaaaataaaaaaaagttatcaatGAGTTACTATTAAGTTTTACAGATGCAAAGTAAGTATCCAAAATTAAAAGCAAGTGAATATTATGAGATATAGTCGTGCCACCATACAAACATGCTAAAGtgctgttttttaaataaagaagtaaaCGTACTCGGCGCCATTGGTCCGGCGTTTTAGTGGCTCCGCTGCCGACACAGTTAAGTGCCACCGAAATCGACCGCCATGCTTCTCGAGTGTCCCGCACTCCCTGAGGACCTGGCGGAAAGCGGCCCAACGCTATGTCGCGATGGGAATGCGCAAACTCTAGAAGCA
Above is a window of Helicoverpa zea isolate HzStark_Cry1AcR chromosome 1, ilHelZeax1.1, whole genome shotgun sequence DNA encoding:
- the LOC124638291 gene encoding uncharacterized protein LOC124638291 isoform X1, which translates into the protein MPGRRKVSLRQMELLLEFAHSHRDIALGRFPPGPQGVRDTREAWRSISVALNCVGSGATKTPDQWRRYWIEFKAKTKGKAADMRRSTSATGGGPNRLVPLNYIEEKVLALLGPVVVEGLPGVRLPIDILSLGDPPTSQPSMSGAVAVHTSQPPVPPKPSTSTYDEQIMEVEWLDDSLLEGTQPVEQMPAAEAVEQMPAAEAVEQTPAAEAVEQTPAAEAAEQTPAAEAVEQMPAAGAVEPTLSSEAAIRNSERDGPQCSTPSQRQRPRRANVRREESIPRWAYDLELRRIEVETRLTEAVEGMLGVLRDIRDDYRRQTNRE
- the LOC124638291 gene encoding uncharacterized protein LOC124638291 isoform X3 gives rise to the protein MPGRRKVSLRQMELLLEFAHSHRDIALGRFPPGPQGVRDTREAWRSISVALNCVGSGATKTPDQWRRILSLGDPPTSQPSMSGAVAVHTSQPPVPPKPSTSTYDEQIMEVEWLDDSLLEGTQPVEQMPAAEAVEQMPAAEAVEQTPAAEAVEQTPAAEAAEQTPAAEAVEQMPAAGAVEPTLSSEAAIRNSERDGPQCSTPSQRQRPRRANVRREESIPRWAYDLELRRIEVETRLTEAVEGMLGVLRDIRDDYRRQTNRE
- the LOC124638291 gene encoding uncharacterized protein LOC124638291 isoform X2, whose translation is MPGRRKVSLRQMELLLEFAHSHRDIALGRFPPGPQGVRDTREAWRSISVALNCVGSGATKTPDQWRRYWIEFKAKTKGKAADMRRSTSATGGGPNRLVPLNYIEEKILSLGDPPTSQPSMSGAVAVHTSQPPVPPKPSTSTYDEQIMEVEWLDDSLLEGTQPVEQMPAAEAVEQMPAAEAVEQTPAAEAVEQTPAAEAAEQTPAAEAVEQMPAAGAVEPTLSSEAAIRNSERDGPQCSTPSQRQRPRRANVRREESIPRWAYDLELRRIEVETRLTEAVEGMLGVLRDIRDDYRRQTNRE